A window of Castanea sativa cultivar Marrone di Chiusa Pesio chromosome 8, ASM4071231v1 genomic DNA:
aataGGGAGCAACAACTTTATTAGCTGCatttagggatggcaatggggcggggcggggccgaaggatgggatcttcgCCTCCGCcccgtatagatttttcttgctccatccccgccccgccccgcatgacgggaaaaatttcttgccccatccccgccccttaaGGCCCCACGAAGACCCGCGAAGCCCCGTCCTATAcagtaaaactttattttttgttaattttccctataactattaccattttttcaaataaaatgacatgtttcaatattaaaaatatacttgaaattataaataaatttatcctatcaaatcaaactaatttttagcaaaaactaaataatattatctaaatgtttaacaagacaatgtcacaacaaaaatctcatagtatgacacaaaaatctcaaattatgttaatgatgaacagtaagttgagaaagacatttgaatcatgaatgaaaaaacaaaaaaaagagttaaaatcggtaccttatttccaactttgcttgagagaaaagagaagtagaaccacgttaggtagaataaaataagttgatgatatttttgtttaaatagtaggattttaaagtatataaaaattataacttaatccttattaacGCAGGGTGGGGcgggtctaaaaagtgtaaacccatccccgccccgccccgtgatgcgggtctaaaatctcaccccatccccgccccatcACCTTTGCGTGGCGGGGAAAACCCGCACGGGGCGAAGTGGGGAGGGGCGGGTCAAGCGGGGCGgggaaaaattgccatccctagctGCATTGATATGgaggtgacctgaacagtgtaAATCACAGCTAGATAGTTCCTTTCTACCGCCTTCTACAAGTAATCGAACAAGTGTCAATAAAGGCAAACGGTTAGGTGGGAGATGGATGGTGGAGATGACAAGATCAAAGAATATAAATAGGGATGAAAGAGGCTAGAGAAAAGGGAGAATGAACACGGTTCGAAGAATAGAAGGACTAGGGATTTTTGAATGTAAGGGAAACCTCTTCGGGAAAAACCCGAGAACGAGTGTTTGTTTCGTATTCCTTTTTAATCTAATCCTCGGGACATTATCGtcctttgttgttttgttccctttctacaaattctttgtCTTGGGTCTTAATTTCATAGATTCATAGTGTGCCTTTGCTCCGGGTTGGATTTTTTGGTctttacaattggcgccgtctgtgggaacaacaaaACAGAACATTCTATCTTGAGGAAAAATGGAGAGCGCAAGCGCAAGTCAGGATAGGGAAGAATGGTTGGTTCGCAGAGGGAGAACCAGTCTTTAAACATGCAACGGGGAAGTGATAGATTGTGCACCCCAAGTGTGGTAGTGGAGTTATATCACAATGATCAAGTAAGAAGAAGTCATTCACACACTGGGAATCGCATTTCTCGTGAGGAAGAGTTGCAGTAGATGCAGTCAGAGATAGATCATTTGTGTAGAAGGTTGAAACGAAGGAGGAGTAATAGAAGGAGTCCCTCCTATTTGTCTAGTGATAGCTCGGATGGTGGAAAGGGTTGGGACAATCATCATAGGTCCAAATCCCCCCTGGCGAATCCCATTCAGCTTTCGCTCATATGGACAAATTTAAGAATGGGGGGCGTAAACGAGCTGGGGGATGGTCATATCGGGCAcgggaaatgatgctatgagtaaaGCCCTGAGGCAGATTTCTAAATCACCTTTTGCAAGAAGGATATACAAGGCAAATCTCCTTCATCGTTTCTCTCAGCCTACTTTTACCATTTATATTGGTAGGACCAATCCCATGGAGCATGTTAGTCATTTTAACCAGAAAATGGCAGTTCATTCAAATAATGAGGctttgatgtgtaaggtttttCCTTCTAGTCTTGGGCCAGTAGCCATGCGTTGGTTTGATGCTTTTGAAGAGGGATCTGTGGGATCTTTTGAGGAGCTTACAAGAGCGTTTGGGGCTCGGTTCATAACTTGCAGCAGGGTCCCTAAGCCTTTAGATTCcttattatctatggccatgagggaaagagagaggcTTAAAATTTATTCAGATAGATATTGGGAGACCTataatgagattgatggggaTGTCGAAGATGCTGTTGTGAGGACTTTTAAAGTGGGGCTCCCTACTGAACATGGTCTGAGAAAGTCGTTGATAATGAAAGCTGCTTCAAATATGCGCTAGCTCATGAATCGCATAGACAAGTATAAATGAGTTGAGGAGGATCAAATTCAGGGTAAAGGCAAAACGAAAATGTTCCCGGAGAGAAAGGATCCTCGGGGAGGGGGTTATTAGGGCAATCGCCCCAGAAGAGAGCCCCTAGTTCATTCATTACCGATGGGGTCTCCTTTGGTGAATTATTTGTTCAAAGAACCGGTATATCATATATTGGAGAAAATACGAAATGAACCTTATTTTAGGTGGCCTAAtaaaatgagtggagatgcatcccTGAGAAACCAAAGCCTTCATTGCCATTATCATTAGGATAAGGGACATACTACAGAGGAGTGTAGGACGTTACGGGATCATTTGAACCAGCTAGCAAAGGCGGGGAAACTTAACCACTTCTTATGTCAACCAGTAGGACAATTTGAGCATCGTAGGGCTGGATCGTCTCGTAGTAATACTCCCCGGCCAGCATTGGGCATTATTAATGTCATTTTAGCAAAGCTGGAGGGAGAGCTTGGGACATCTTCCAGGATCATGTCCGTGCGAGGTGGCCTTGGGGATGAGGCTGTGGAGATGGGAAACCACATTGCTAAGAGGGCAAATTGCCAGCAGTTCCTATCTTGGGTTTCTCTGAGGAGGCCAAGGAGGGAACATgccaaccacatgatgatgcattAGTAGTCACCATTCGAATTGGGGGGTATGATGTGAAACGAGTCCTAGTCGACGATGGAAGTGGAGCAAAAATTATGTATCCTGATTTGTTtaatggtttaaatttgaaagtCGAAGACCTTGAAAAGTATGACTCACCGTTGGTAGGCTTTGATGGAAAGCCGGTAATTCCTCAGGAAATGATTAGATTGCCCGTGCAGGTTGAGGATGAAGAAGTACAGGTTAACTTCATAGTGGTAAAGGCCTATTCACCTTATACGGCCATCTTGGCTAGGCCATGGCTTCATGCCATGGGTGCGGTTTTGTCGACTTTGCATGTAAAGGTCAAGTATCCCACCCGTGGACTGGTAGGAGTGTTTTTGGGTAGTCAGTCAATGGCCAGGCAATGTTTGGTATCTGCAATTGTTAAGACAACGGAGAGTATGGAGGAAGGGGCAGATCAGAAAACTTTATAGCAATCAAAAAGCCCGGTCCAGGGAGACGATGCCAAGACGGGTAGAAATTTGTCTGAAGACCTTGAGAGGGTATTAATTGGGGAAGATGAGGAAAGGTATTTCCAGGTGGGATCTCAATTACCTGATGttgagaaaataaagttgataaaGTTTTTGAAGGCCAACCTTGATGTTTTCGCGTGGACGACATATGATGTTCCGGGAGTTGACCCTGAATTTATttgtcatcaattaaatgttaATCCCGAGATTGTGCCCCGTAAACAACCTCCTCGGCGAGTGTCTCAAGATCACGCCGAGGCTGTAAGGGTAGAAGTAAACAAGCTAGAACTATTAAAGAGACCTTTTACCCTGAGTGGCTTGCCAATACTGtagtggttaaaaagaagaatgggaagtggagagtttgtgtagattTTACTGATCTAAATAGGGTGTGCCCAAAGGACCCTTTCCCCATTCCAAGAAtcgatcagttggtggatgctactgtgggacatcctcggatgagtttcctaGATGCTTTCTAAGGTTACCATCATATTCCTTTATCATTATCTGATCAGCAGAAAAAAGCTTTCCGTGCCCCCAATGGCAATTATCATTACCaagtaatgcctttcggtctcaAGAATGCGGGATCTACTTATCAGAGAATGGTGACTTGAATGTTTGAGTCATAGTTAGGACGGAATATGGAAGCCtacattgatgatatggtgATCAAGAGTAAGAAGGGGGAAGATCATTTGGCAGACTTGGAAGAAACATTCTCAGTCCTAAGAAAGCATAAGCTGCGTCTAAATGCTtctaagtgctcttttgggGTCAGTTTAGGGAAGTTTCTTGGTTATATGATAACGCATTGAGGAATCGAGGTTAACCCCGACCAAATTAAGGCTATCATTGGCTTACATTGGCCTCGAAATCCTAATGAGGTGCAAAGGTTAACTCGTATGGCCGCGACATTAAACAGGTTTATCTCTCGATCTACAGACAAATGTCGCCCTTTTTATCAACTCCTGCACAAATGGAAAGGCTTTTAATGGACTGAGGAATGCGTTGAGGCCTTTGAAAATTTGAAGCAATATTTAGCCTGGCCACTGATACTTTCTTGACTTGAGTAGGAGGAAGTGTTGTATGCTTACTTGGTAGTTACAAATTCTGCTGTTAGCCTTGTCCTTGTATGGAATGATGATGGAGTCCAGAAACCTGCATATTATGTTAGCAAATCTCTACAAGAGGCCGAAATGCGTTATTTACCCTTGGAAAAGGCCGTGTTAGCTATTATACATGCTACAAGAAAGCTTCCgtattattttcaagctcacacAGTGGTAGTGCTCACTTAACTTCCATTACAGGCACTCTTGAGGAAATTAGATTATACAGGCCGAATGACAAAATGGGGAACAAGGCTCGGAGCTTATGATGTCAAGTACATGCCTCAGAATGCCATCAAAGGACAAGTCCTTGCTGATTTTATGGCGGAATTCACTGAGGAGAGctttaagaaagaagaaatgatTTAAGCCGTGACATCTACATTACCCATCCCGTGGGAAGTCTATACAGATGGAGCGTCTAACTGAAAAGGAGCAGGAGTGGGGATTGTGTTGATTACTCCCGAGAAGTTGATCGTGGAAAAATCATTATGATTAGGTTTCGTAGCCACAAAAAATGAAGCCAAGTATGAGGCTCTTTTGGCAGGGGCCCTAATGGTTAGACAATTAAGGGGAGAGGTGGTAGAATTATATTGTGATTCCCATT
This region includes:
- the LOC142606056 gene encoding uncharacterized protein LOC142606056, giving the protein MVISGTGNDAMSKALRQISKSPFARRIYKANLLHRFSQPTFTIYIGRTNPMEHVSHFNQKMAVHSNNEALMCKVFPSSLGPVAMRWFDAFEEGSVGSFEELTRAFGARFITCSRVPKPLDSLLSMAMRERERLKIYSDRYWETYNEIDGDVEDAVVRTFKVGLPTEHGLRKSLIMKAASNMR